Below is a window of Lodderomyces elongisporus chromosome 3, complete sequence DNA.
AGCTTCTcatctctttattttgaaaTAATCAGAGCTCTGTCAAAATATAGCTAATTACTGCTAAGGACCAGTAAAGCTGCCACAGAGTAAATATCATCCCCACTAAGATGTCCAAGTcatttgatgattttgTAAAGCAGCAACAGGCACAGCAAAAGTCAAAGACCTTTGGGTACAGAAACGCCGGCGGTGCAGGCGGTGCACCCCAGTACAATTTTAACAACACGTTTGTTCCAAGCCAACCTCATCCTCAAAGTTATAACCAGGGCCCTGGCAATAGATACAACAATTACAACAGTTACAACAATGGCTACAATAACAATTATAGTGGCTCACGCACACCTCAAAACATAGACTCTTCAATCACTTCACCTGTGGATTCATTACCAACAAGCGGTAGATCTACCCCAAATCCCAATGCATCAACTACATCTTTGACCTCGTTAAATACTGCTCTTTCAAAATTGAACGTGAATGTTCCATTCCAAGAGAACTTGTCAAACATTGAACAAGCTTCCAAAATTAGTGAAGTTAAGGCTGAAGTTGGCATCATTGTGTCTCAAATCTTGGAACAGGAGTCCTTCACCATCATTAATGAATGGAAATTGAATGAAATTCTCAAGTCATTATTGAAACCTAAAAACACGCCTCTTGTTAAGGAAGGTGCTTTACTTATTATCCAACAATTAGCTCAACAAATTGCCGGTCAATCACCAAAGGagtttttccttcttcaattctttGCAACTGCTTATGACATGTTTACTGATAAAGACAAGAATGTTGTTAAAGCAGCTAAGTCAGCTACAGATGCACTTTACTCAGCATACCCAGTTGAAGCTTTGGGTTCAGTTGTTTTGGATGAGTTTTTGACGTTTTTCAAATCTGGAGCCAAGTGGAACTCCAAGGCTGCAGCATTGGTGAACTTTGACAGgattgttgaagatgtACCTGCGGATTTATTAGAATTAAAGTTTGTTGACACAGTACCTGTATTAACAGATTTGTCAACAGATTTCAAACCAGAGTTGGCTAAGGCTGGTTTGCAGTCGTTGAAGAAATTTGTCAAAGTGTTGGACAATTTagatttgcaaaacaaatatGATTTGATTGTGGACACTTTGGCAGACCCACAAAAAGTTACTGATTGTATAAAGAATTTGTCATCAGTGACATTTGTTGCTGAAGTGACTGAGCCAGCATTATCCTTGCTCGTTCCAATTTTGGACAAATCATTGAAGATGTCCTCATCTTCGAATGAACAGTTGAGACAAACTGTTATGGTGACAGAGAACTTGACCAGATTGGTGAACAACAAGAGGGAAATCGATTCTTTTATTCCTATCTTGCTTCCAGgtgttgaaaaagtttACAACAATGCATCTCTTCCAGAAGTTAGAGAGCTTGCAGGTAAAGCATACAAGGTTTTGAAAGATGCAGAGGCAGAGCACCACGATGGTAAATTTCATGGAAGAATCACATTGGAAGAAGCACAAAACTTTTTGACCAAGGATATTCCAGAAGGTACAGAGGTTCCATCTTGCGTTACAGATCCAGAAGCTTTACCATACATTTCAAAGATTGTACAAGTCGATGCCAATGTCAATGATTGGAAACGTATGGATGCATACTTGAAGTCGATTTTGAACAGTAATGAATCTTATGCTTCTGCTGTTACGGCCAATGTGAAACATTTGTTCAATCCAGAGTCGACTCTGGATGGGGTAGATGATGATGGCGCTATTGAAATTGTCAATGCcgatttttctttggctTACGGTACCAGAATGCTTTTAAACAAGACCAATTTGAGGTTGCTTAAAGGTCACAGATATGGTTTGTGTGGAAGAAACGGTGCTGGTAAGTCCACTTTGATGAGAGCTATTTCCAAGGGCCAATTGGAAGGGTTTCCTACCGCTGATGAGTTAAAGACTTGTTTTGTTGAGCATAAATTGCAAGGCTCGGAGGCAGATATGGACTTGGTGAGTTTCATTGCTTCAGATCCGGACTTGGCCGATGTTGGCAAGGACGCGATTAAAGATGCATTGTTTGAAGTTGGATTCCCAGAAGAAACATTGTCCAAAAATGTTGGAAGCTTGTCCGGTGgttggaaaatgaaattggaATTGGCAAGAGCAATGTTGATGAAAGCGgatgttttgcttttggaTGAACCTACAAATCACTTGGATGTGGGTAATGTGAAATGGTTGCAAGATTATCTTGTGCAACATACTGAGATTACTTCTTTGATTGTGTCGCATGACTCTGGATTCCTTGACGCCGTGTGTACTGATATCATTCACTatgaaaacaagaaattggCTTATTACAAGGGTAATTTGTCTGAGTTTGTTAAAGTTAAGCCAGAGGGTAAGTCATATTATACGTTGACTGATTCGAATGTCAAGATGGCTTTCCCACCTCCAGGTATTTTAACAGGTGTCAAGTCAAACACGAGATCTGTGGCACGTATGTCGAATGTGACTTTCACTTATCCTGGTGCAGCCAAGCCATCCTTGAGCAATGTGTCATGTTCTTTGTCGTTGTCTTCAAGAGTTGCCATTGTTGGTCCAAATGGTGCTGGTAAATCCACCTTGATCAAGCTTCTTACTGCTGAGTTAGTTCCTCAAGAGGGTAAAGTTGAGAAGCATCCAAACTTGAGAATTGGATACATTGCTCAACACGCATTGCAGCATGTCGAACAGCACAAGGAGAAGACCGCTAACCAGTATTTGCAATGGCGTTACCGTTTTGGTGATGATCGTGAAGTGCTCCTTAAGGAGTCACGTAAAGTGTCTGATGAAGAGATGGAAATGATGCAAAAGGAGATTGATGTTGGCGATGGACGTGGTAAGAGACAAGTTGAGGCGATTGTTGGTCGtcaaaagttgaagaaatcCTTCCAATATGAAGTGAAGTGGAAGTTCTGGTTACCCAAATATAACTCATGGGTTCCTAGAGACCTCCTTCTTGCAGAAGGGTTCGACAAGTTGATTCAAAAGTTTGATGATCACGAAGCTTCAAGAGAAGGTTTGGGTTACAGAGAGTTATCGCCAAAGGTTATTCGTAAACACTTTGAAGATGTTGGTCTCGATGGTGACATTGCTGATCATACTCCTATGGGTTCATTGTCTGGTGGTCAATTGGTGAAGGTTGTTATTGCTGGTGCCATGTGGAACAATCCACATTTGTTAGTGTTGGATGAGCCTACCAATTATCTTGATCGTGATTCGCTTGGAGGGTTGGCCATTGCCATTAGAGAATGGAGTGGAGGTGTTGTGATGATTTCGCACAATAATGAGTTTGTTGGCGCATTGTGTCCCGAGCAATGGCACGTTGAAAATGGTCAAGTGATTCAGAAAGGATCAGTTGCCGTTGACACAAAGAGATTTGAGGATGGAAGCAGTGCAGCTGAATCTGCTGAGGGATCGCCAGCACCGGAAAGTGCTGCACCAGTGAAGAAGAGAgttgatgacgatgactcGCCTGCTAATATCAAGGTCAGAActagaaagaagaagatgacaagaaacgaaaagaaGGCGCAAGCTGAGAGGAGAAGATTAAGGTATATCGAGTGGTTGAGTTCACCAAAGGGAACTCCTAAACCAGCGGATACtgacgatgaagaagaagattaaaccataaagataaaaattTGAGGAGAATAATTGaaattaatttatttaaaGAGTAGTGTTGGAATGAAAGTAGGAACTAGAGAGCCGGGAATTTGTCAGAtagaagcaaaaacaattctttTATAAAAAGCAGGTCAATGGCTTTGGTTCGTTCTttatatttgtttcttgatatatatatatatatgtatatgtatattctTAGTGTTatagaattaaaaaaaaaatgtataatTTATTGTTATAGATTGGTGGGACAGTATGAGGTTCGTAGTATTATCGTAAAACTTGGTAGTGTAGTTTGACCCAAAATCTTGTTCTAAGTGCAAGTCGCACCAAATTCCACTCTGGCGGCGAAAACTACCACCAATCTCGATTtatatagtttttttttttttgaaagaagGAGATACAATTGCCACTTGGGAAAAACGTGTAAGTCGTATTTAACATTCAAGTCTCACCACCAATTGATTAACAAGGAAGCAAAATGGCTGACAGATACTCATTTTCGTTAACAACGTTTTCTCCTAGGTATGTATAAGTTTGAATCAGAGTCTTAGTTTATACTTTGgatgttttcaaataacatacacacacatacacacacacacaaatgtcaaacaaacaaacaaacaaacatagGGTTAAAACTTGCTCCGTTTAACTTGATCGATAGATTGATACTAACAAGAAACTGAACGATAGTGGGAAATTAGTGCAAATTGAATATGCTTTAAATGCAGTTAAGCAAGGTGTGACAACGATAGGTATCAAATGTGATAATGGCATTATATTAGCCACAGAGCGTAAGTCGACCTCGGTGCTTCAAAAGAACGatgtcaacaacaaagtcGAATATATAACACCCAACATCGGAATGACGTATAGTGGAATGGGTCCTGATTTCAGGGTGCTTGTTGATAAGGCAAGAAAATTAGCACAAACAAACTATAAGCTCATCTACAATGAATATCCACCAGTGCGTATCATGGTTCAAGAGATTGCCAAGGTGATGCAAGAAAGTACACAATCGGGAGGTATCAGACCGTTTGGTGTATCTTTGCTCGTGGGTGGATACGATGAGTACCTGGACAAATTTCAATTATACCAAGTGGATCCTAGTGGGTCTTATTTTCCATGGAAGGCCACGGCAATTGGAAAGACTTCGAATAGTGCAAAGACTTTTCTAGAAAAGAGATGGAATGAAAACTTGCAATTGGAGGATGCCATCCATGTAGCATTATTGGCTTTGAAGGAGAGTGTGGATGGAGAGTTGATTGGTGAAAACTTGGACATTGCTGTGATTAGCGATCCTCAACAGCAATTGTTGGGTTTTACAGGTACCAATTTAGAAGGACCAAGGTTTAAGAAGTTGAGTGCCGAAGAGATTAACGATATTTTAGATTCTTTGTAGATGAATACATACGTGCGTGTGATTATTAGTTTTGCAATTGGGAATAGCCGTAGTAAGCTGTAGTATGCCGTAGTATGCCGTAGTATGTCGTAGCAAGCTGTATTACTGAAaatatgtttctttttgatgctgacgatgatgaagtTAGTGGTGGTTAGCGATGGTGGTGGCTTTAATAGAGGTAATAATGGAACTAGTACAAGTATTAGATGTGGTGTCGGTTGTGCCTCCCTTTATGCTATGTTGGTGATAGCAGACAGAAAAAGTTGCACAAAATTAAAGAGCATTTTATAAgagaaataataaaataaaaaagaaaaaaagaaaaaaagaagaaagacaaaaaaaaaagaattaactcaaagagagaggaagagaaagcACGGAAGAAAGTAAGATGGGATAAGCGATAAAGGGCatctccaattttttttctttttttttttttttttttttgcaacattaacaagCTCATCTCCAAGCACAGTCAACCATGGCAcgcaagaacaagaacaacaatagcaagAAAAGTGGCAAGAGTGGAAAGAGCGGCAAAAATAGGAGTTCGCAAAAGATTATCGATGCATACCAGATTGCAGAGAGACAGGAACGCCGAAATCAAGGAGGCGATGATATAgaggaagatgaaggaAATTTTGCCAACAGTCTTGCCTTTGAGGAAGGTATTTTAGATGCGCGATCTTTGTTGAAAGATGGTCAAGCTGACGAGGACTTGTTGGACGAAGAGATTGACTCTGATGAAGCATTGGGTAGTGACGAT
It encodes the following:
- the NEW1 gene encoding [NU+] prion formation protein 1, which translates into the protein MSKSFDDFVKQQQAQQKSKTFGYRNAGGAGGAPQYNFNNTFVPSQPHPQSYNQGPGNRYNNYNSYNNGYNNNYSGSRTPQNIDSSITSPVDSLPTSGRSTPNPNASTTSLTSLNTALSKLNVNVPFQENLSNIEQASKISEVKAEVGIIVSQILEQESFTIINEWKLNEILKSLLKPKNTPLVKEGALLIIQQLAQQIAGQSPKEFFLLQFFATAYDMFTDKDKNVVKAAKSATDALYSAYPVEALGSVVLDEFLTFFKSGAKWNSKAAALVNFDRIVEDVPADLLELKFVDTVPVLTDLSTDFKPELAKAGLQSLKKFVKVLDNLDLQNKYDLIVDTLADPQKVTDCIKNLSSVTFVAEVTEPALSLLVPILDKSLKMSSSSNEQLRQTVMVTENLTRLVNNKREIDSFIPILLPGVEKVYNNASLPEVRELAGKAYKVLKDAEAEHHDGKFHGRITLEEAQNFLTKDIPEGTEVPSCVTDPEALPYISKIVQVDANVNDWKRMDAYLKSILNSNESYASAVTANVKHLFNPESTSDGVDDDGAIEIVNADFSLAYGTRMLLNKTNLRLLKGHRYGLCGRNGAGKSTLMRAISKGQLEGFPTADELKTCFVEHKLQGSEADMDLVSFIASDPDLADVGKDAIKDALFEVGFPEETLSKNVGSLSGGWKMKLELARAMLMKADVLLLDEPTNHLDVGNVKWLQDYLVQHTEITSLIVSHDSGFLDAVCTDIIHYENKKLAYYKGNLSEFVKVKPEGKSYYTLTDSNVKMAFPPPGILTGVKSNTRSVARMSNVTFTYPGAAKPSLSNVSCSLSLSSRVAIVGPNGAGKSTLIKLLTAELVPQEGKVEKHPNLRIGYIAQHALQHVEQHKEKTANQYLQWRYRFGDDREVLLKESRKVSDEEMEMMQKEIDVGDGRGKRQVEAIVGRQKLKKSFQYEVKWKFWLPKYNSWVPRDLLLAEGFDKLIQKFDDHEASREGLGYRELSPKVIRKHFEDVGLDGDIADHTPMGSLSGGQLVKVVIAGAMWNNPHLLVLDEPTNYLDRDSLGGLAIAIREWSGGVVMISHNNEFVGALCPEQWHVENGQVIQKGSVAVDTKRFEDGSSAAESAEGSPAPESAAPVKKRVDDDDSPANIKVRTRKKKMTRNEKKAQAERRRLRYIEWLSSPKGTPKPADTDDEEED
- the PRE8 gene encoding Proteasome subunit alpha type-2 (BUSCO:EOG092645G0; MEROPS:MER0004996), producing MADRYSFSLTTFSPSGKLVQIEYALNAVKQGVTTIGIKCDNGIILATERKSTSVLQKNDVNNKVEYITPNIGMTYSGMGPDFRVLVDKARKLAQTNYKLIYNEYPPVRIMVQEIAKVMQESTQSGGIRPFGVSLLVGGYDEYSDKFQLYQVDPSGSYFPWKATAIGKTSNSAKTFLEKRWNENLQLEDAIHVALLALKESVDGELIGENLDIAVISDPQQQLLGFTGTNLEGPRFKKLSAEEINDILDSL